The Toxotes jaculatrix isolate fToxJac2 chromosome 20, fToxJac2.pri, whole genome shotgun sequence DNA segment AAGGGCCAGGAGCTCAAcatatagtaaggattcaagaCATAGAATTCATCAAGACATAGAATTCATCCAAAagcagaagacagacagaatgtTGTCCATTTGATCACAGGGGCATCCATGTCACACTGTGCCAGGCTGTTTGTTTACTAAAcaccttttctcctctcactcGTTCAGCTTCATCTCTTCGGAGGGTGTATCCTACATGACTGTGTGCCACTGCAGCCTCCCTGTTGCTAAGGCCTTCTGCTTCCTGGAAGATCTGCGCTGGGAGTTCACAGCATGCTTCAATAGCACTGTTGTTGCCTTGGCAGCCAGGCCATATCCATTTTTGGAATTTGGTGAGTAGGAAGAGCAGTACCGTCACCTAGATTTGCTGTTGGTTGCAAGGGAGTTTGCTTTGAATTGAAATATGATGTgttgaatgacaaaaaaaatcctgtctTGTGGTTGTCTCctttaaattataattaaataagTTGATTAACACAAATCTGTTACCTGCGCTGCCAACTGATAGACAGCACCATTCAGAAGCTGAAGCAGCAGTACAACCAGAGTGGTGGTCCAGCCTTAGAGGTGACATTGGCAGAGGTCCAGGAGGATCTGAGGATCTATCCACTACAAGAAATTAACTTGGATGAGGTGGAGCTCACCAATGGCATCGCAAATGGGCACATGGAACAAGGTCCTGGATCTGGTAAGACTTATAAAGTATAAAATTAGCAGTGCTTTAAAGTTCTTATTGCCTGTAAGAGCATGTATACTCAGGTAACCCACAAATGATGGACAGTCCTCATAGTTTTGAATAAGTTTGATTATTTTACACTGTTCATATGGTCACTTTCTTTTGTTTAACAGGTCAGAATGTAAGACTTGAACCAGTGACAGCACCAGGCATCCTCTCTCTGGTCCTAAATATCATGTGTGCGTCTTTGAATGTAATTCGTGGTGTGCACCTCATAGAGTACACATTCCAGGTATGGTGGTTCTTGGATTGTTCCTCACAAATTCATCAAATAAATTACTGTTGAATGACTCTGCAGCATGTCAATGTGTCATAACTTGCAAGAATATACAAGAAATTGTGTAAGACAAAAATGATATACTATGGCTTTCTCGCTCACATAAACAAAACTTTATTCATGCCTAAGCTGATATTAATTACAGATATGTTAAGCTGGCTGAACTGGCTCCTGTGCATTAGCATTTTGCTGTGGAAGCAAAAGGTGgttacaaagaaaataataaattatggTTTTCACAAAACTGCATAGATTATCACTCTTGTGTGAATTTGTTTGTCATTTAGAATaacttttaaatacattttaagttaaGTGGACATTTACCTGAATGACAAATCACCAGTTTGAGTAATTTTATGCATCTTCCGTTACACAGGATGACTATGAAGGAATATGGAATGTTGTGGCATTTCTTCTGGCgtttgtctgctgtgtgtttcaggtaaaTGTAGTTTACATTTTTAACGTACAGCCGTTCAACTGTCTTTAAATAGTTTTTGCTAAGCAGCattgcacattttatttgtagTCTCTGTGGCGTTAAGCTTGTGAATAAACTCCCTGTGTCCACAGTGCCACCTCTACCTGTTCCACTCATCTCTAAAGAAACTGAAGTCCTTCACTCTGTTGAGCCTGATCGTCCTATGCAACTTGTACCTGCTCGGCATGAGGAACGCGTGGCAGCTGATCTTCCACATTTCAGTTGCCTCGCTCTCCACCGTCCTCATCCTCACCCGCAAACTCCAAGACAGAACCAATGACTGTGGGGTCTGAAGAGCACTGGACACTTAATTGGGCTGCACCTGTCTCCAGTTTTCTGTGCAGGAATGAGAATAACAGGGAAGTAAATACATCGATCCACGTGAGTCATGGAGATGCACTGTggatttttaacaaaaacatattcatgAATTTTGTGTCATCATAGAAAAACACTTGCACTTTGTATACATTGTTTCCAAGACTATACAAAGTGTGCAGTGAAATGCAGTTCTTTCTGGATCCTTAAAAAtaatatcttaaaaaaaaaactgacactgcAAACAGATGGGAGGACTGATGAACAAAAATGTTGATCAGTCTCTGTCAAACCAGTCCTGTCCAAAAAGTTTTTACAGAAgatgaaggatttttttttagtcagtgTTTGACCAAAGTTTTTCACGTAGAAACAATAATGTTATTGAAACTGGTTATGCTTGGTATTATGGAATTAAGATGCATTTCTGCACGCTTTCAGCTCAGTATTATTTCTGCAGAGGCCATTGATTATCTTTGCATAATCAGTTTACACCACTAGGTGATTGTTCAGgacattaaatttaattatatttttaaaataggCACACGTGGCTGATTAGGAGATAATTAGGCAGTCCATCTTGCATTGGTGGCAGTGTGATACTTAAACTATTTAGTGTAGTTTGATTAAAGatcagtgaagtgaagtgaagtgggCATTGCaggtgttttttaaaaaactaattCAAAGGTGTAAATGTTAAGCTGTGGGTTGTTTCATGCCTTATTGTGTGACGATGCAAAtatagttgtttgtttttgtttatgtaatTGAATCATCTTATATACAGAATCACCGGCAAGTGCTCAGCAAGTTTAAATGCAAGGGC contains these protein-coding regions:
- the sec22c gene encoding vesicle-trafficking protein SEC22c codes for the protein MSLILFAFVVRVRDGLPLSASTDFEHNRELQERKQQLRTISKALARFPDRGTVKGQELNIYFISSEGVSYMTVCHCSLPVAKAFCFLEDLRWEFTACFNSTVVALAARPYPFLEFDSTIQKLKQQYNQSGGPALEVTLAEVQEDLRIYPLQEINLDEVELTNGIANGHMEQGPGSGQNVRLEPVTAPGILSLVLNIMCASLNVIRGVHLIEYTFQDDYEGIWNVVAFLLAFVCCVFQCHLYLFHSSLKKLKSFTLLSLIVLCNLYLLGMRNAWQLIFHISVASLSTVLILTRKLQDRTNDCGV